DNA from Drosophila busckii strain San Diego stock center, stock number 13000-0081.31 chromosome 2R, ASM1175060v1, whole genome shotgun sequence:
ATTCCAGCAGCGGCACGGATAGAGACTCAAAATGATCCAAATAGTCCTCGACCTCGTGCGGATTGGAAGTGGCTGTGCTGGAGATGCGGAACCAATGTTCGCTTATGGTTGATTTGGATGCTTTTAGACTGAACGAAGAGAAAGGCTTGGAGCCAAGTTTCTTTAGCAGCGAATCGTTAATAACTTTTAGTGCGTCCTTTAGCTCCTTAGCCAGTTCCGCTCTGTAgaacatacaaatattattaatggGTAACTTGGCATAAAGAATATGCAACTTACTTTTGTCTGGGCTCCGATGGCGCTTGTGCCAGTTGATGCAGTTGCGCCTTGGTAGCTCCGCGCTCTATTTTTGTTTCCATCTCGGGTTTGCGCTCGATGACGGTTACCTGGGAGTCTTCGCTTTGACTAGACTTGAGCGGTGTGCTGGACTTTTTACGCGCTCCCTGTGATATTTCGCGCTCCACATTGGAGTCGGTGGAAGCAGTGAGCGCATGTTCCGGTGAAGCGGACTTGGTGCTTGTGCTCAAAGGCGCTGGCGACGCATCGCGTGACCAACTGATGCTTACGCGTTTCTCCTCGCGCACAATCAGTTCACCTTCACCCAAGTGAGCATAGTCCAGCTCTTGAGATGTGGAAGCTGTAGCAGACGTGCTGGATGCTTGTTTGAGAAAACTTTGTGATTCGCTCAGCGCGCAGCTATCGAGTGTAACGCTTGGCGGCTTTTCCTGCAAGGAGCTGAAAGTcgaagaaattaaaataagttaaaagcaaaataaattgaaacgcACGTTAACAACAAAGCAGAGCAACCGCTCACTAGCAACGGATAGCAGGTGAAGCTGCTTAGTCCGGAGCACATGGAGAACACCATTGTGGGAGTTACAAACGaaaagtcaaaacaaaaagcaaacaaaacccAAAGGACAAACAAAGCTCAAGGCGATGCAAACGCGCCAGAGTCAAAACGAAAACTAAGGGCTGAAGGTCATAGCAGTCGCTGATTCGGTATCAAATGCGGCTTTGTTTTCGGAATTAAAATGCGCatgacaaaagctaaaacgTAGTGGTTTGTGTATCGACTAAAAGCTTGCTAAACATGAAAAGGTcgaaaaaaaataccaaagtgTCATCACTAATTAAAGTTAGAAGTGCAACTTACCTTAGACGCGTTTGACGCTCCGCCTTTGGACTTTTTGGAGGCGTGGCAGCGGCCGTAGGCAGCGTATACGTATTTTGCCGCTGAAACTGACGCCGCACTGGACTGGGACTAGTTAAATGCTTGGGACGTGGTATGCGTGAGTCCGCTGAATTGGAACGACGCGCGggcggcgtgggcgtggtCACGCTGCTTTCCATGCTAGTCTTGGAAAAGTCCTTGGCGAGCAGTTGTATGGCCTCCTTGCAGGAATCACAGTAATTGGCAGCACACGCAATTGAAATATGCGGCTTGACAATATCACCGCAGCCCACATCACGCTTATGCACCTGCTCCGTATTGCAGGCGGAGTGGGCTGTGGCGCGTTGCGGCTTGGGATCAGCTACAGTATTGCAGCCGGCGTTGCTGGTTTGTGgtcgcagcagcggcgccatTAGCTGCTCCGACTTGGTTTCACTGCGTGTAAGGCAGAGCAGGCCCTGGGTGTCGGTCTGACGACTGCGCTGCGGAATGGAGCACTGTGTggccatttgttgctgctccggTGTAATTTGCGCAGCTGTGGAGCGCACATTGGGCACAGCTGTTTGGCTGCCAGCATGCTGCACTAGCGTTGGGTTCGTTTGGCTACCCATGGACTTCAACTTGATGTGCAGCGGCTCTGAAGCGCCTAAACTGAAAGTATTGCTGCGTCCCAGTTGCTGCAGCGTTATGGGCttcgctgcctgctgctgctcagtgcTGCAGCCAACGCTGCGCTTGCTGCATGCGCATTTCTCGCAAAGCACATCCGTAACACGCTGCTCGGAGCTGCCCACGCTGCGTGACTGCGGCTTGCAGCTGGTAAAACTTTCACGTGTTGCCGGCTTGGCGGAGACGCCCACATGATGTTTGAGCACTGCACGCTCCGGCGTAGTCTGCATGCTGCTGTCGCGCTGCTCACGCTGTGGCACATACATTTGTGTGCCCACTGAAATCAACTgacgcagtcgctgctgctgacgcgcACTCAACGCTTGCTCGATGTGCGtttgcagctccagctgtgAGTAAATGGCAACCGCTTGTTGTGTGGCCACATGACGCGTGCTAAGCTGCGAGCCCACAGCAGCATCACgcgtgctggcgctggcagcttGTGTAGCCACATCGCGTCTAATAATGCTGGGTGAGCTGGAGTTGCTGCGCATGCGCGTGCCCAAACTCTCAAGCGATACGGGACTTATGCGCTGCGGCGTAAACTGCAATGGAGCAGCTTGCTTAGTGCACGGACTTGGCGGCGAAGGCGTTTGACGCTGACCACGCAGCAGCTCCTCATTGCGacgctgcagtcgctgcttgtCAGCACGCAAAGAactcagctccagctgcaggaCAAACACAACAGTTAGTACAAGGAGTTGCAGTTGATGTTGACGCACTTACCTCCATATCCGGTATAGTCTTAACCTGCTCCTCCAAATGCTTTAGACGCTGCAAACTCAGCGCCATTTGCTCGCGTATTTGGCACAAAGCTTGcgcatctgctgctgtttgacCCGCCTCGGAGCTTACAGGCGACTGTGCGGGACTTGCATGTCCATTTTGCTCCGCCTTGGGTGTCAAATGATGTCGCCtgggtggtggcggcggcggcggcgttagctgctgctccactggCGATTTGGCATTGGCCGCAACTGTAGCCTGCACATAGCTCTCGTACTGCAGCTCAGCGGGACTtggacgctgctgcagcggcagcgtatTGGAGCGTTGAAACAAACGCGGCGAACCCGCACTGGGCGAACGATTGCCCGCCATGCAGGAGTCTAGCaaaaaagtaatattaatattatttattattgtttgcatttagttGCTGCTACTTGCTCTTGTTATCGCTTTGCTTAGcactattttaatttgtagacTAGCCATTGACTCACGCAGGCTTCGACTGCCAACGTGTTCAGCATTTTGagcatgcaaattttgttataaatgatAAAGCTTTAATATCGACTGATAAACTAGTCTGTGCGCTTTGGCCACAGCAAATTGCACAAACTGCGAGCCAAAAGCACAGCGCGAGAGTCTcaggcttttgtttgtttttatttctcattttttgctttttgttactGATAAGCCGCCCGACTGGCGCTTCTATTATTCAATATTGATTTTACCTACATATGCGCTACGCTCTCTTTGTGTCTGTTTATCGCGCTGTCTCTTTATATATGCCGGGATGCTAAGGTCTGCGCTATAGGCGAATATATAGCAATGCAATCGAACGGAAGCAgcgtaattaaatattatatgttgCATTAATctaagcattaatttattcTATGTTTCAAAAACTCTGTACTATAGAGCAAATCAGTCTTATAGTTGGTTTAGCtgtgaaataataattagtaatGCTTATCATtgctaattatattatatatatttcataataataattaaagcagaATTATTTTTGGGCTTGTTCTATAGCTAATCATAGGGAtgacaaaaaatttaaaaatatttaaaaatttgagcaaaaagtaagctttatattataaactataaattatatatatttcaaagctgagcttataattaaattataattaatttttgggcTTGTTCTATTGCTAATCATAGCGATGTCGCATAAGTCAAATGAGTCATTgagaataataataacatttaaaaaattttagcaaaaagtaagctttatttataatatatatattcaaagctGAGCTTatacattaattatattaaaataatttgctaatcATAGAAAGGCGATGTCAAATAAGTAAGATGAGTCATTGAGAATTATtcttaatgtttaaaaaattgagCGAAAAGCAAGCATTAAGCTTAATactctattaaaaatattattaatttatgtttgctccATATACAGAGTCTCATACTGtcgtttaaaaatattgctgcactttaagttgtaataaagcataaataaattaagtcaaattaaaaatattccacaataaatttttatatattcatttgcTTAGGTAACTATTCTATAAGCAATAAttctcaatattttttttaaatatatatttatatttctgaaGCATTAACtcttcattgttttttttgtttttaatatatagcCTGATTTAACTATTTCTTTAGCAATAATtcttaattcatttattaataataataataatttaatatttacgcTCCCAGATTTCAACTTTAGTTAGTGCGTATACGCTTTaagttaagtatacgcattcaaatcatacgcactgttgttACTCATCGCCTTGTCGGCGAAATGCCAAagacatttttcattttctcgagcattagttatttttttttgttcccATTTGACATTATTACTCAATTTCTACGCCAGAGTCTGCTGTGCATTCAACTTTTGTCAAAGTAAATCCCAAAAATAATactacaaactaaaaataaaacacaaaaaaaaggagaaacaaaatgttttgtaaagtttttgtgttttttgtgcgGCTGCCAAGTTGTCTTTTCGTTTTGGTTGTAAAAAGATGGTCAAGGCGAAAAGCGAAGAGAAGTTCGCGTGTTTAGACAGCATTGAGCAGCGTGCATAATTAATCGTGCAGAAAATTagcgaaattaaaatattaaaaaatctataatattcataatgtttgctttatatacaGAGTTACATACTGTCGGCTAGAAATATTGatgcatttttagtttttgttaaagaaaacacaaataaattgaaaattgcctaaataaataatttatattttagaaataatacaaatttcttgcacttttgttgtaaattgtatAGCAATATGTAagactatttatttaaatttattattatttataaacctACAATCTTGCCACCAACTTTTGAGCGGACTTTGTCTCGTCTCTGCCTTCATTTTGATCTTGCGTTTCGCTTCCCTGTTGCGTCTCAGCGCCAAAGCGTCATTTGCAGTAgcaaacattgttgttgttgttgtaacagttgttgttgtattagttgttgttattggttttattttagtttcagGCACAATTAACGCAGCGCTTGATAATTAAGAACACATTTTAGAACACACCAAGGCAGGCAGCCGTCAATGCACTCGACATTGGCAAAAGCGAAGCgaacaaatgttttttgtgttaattaaacaatatgaAATGCGTTTCGACTCACtcttaataaattcatttttaattcgTTTCAAAATTGTCAAGAAGGGCATTATAATCAATCAAGCAATTCAagttgctatttatatatttcgtaaataattgaattacataaatttatgtgcaacacGTGCTCGTTTACTtagatttatgtatttttagttgtcgttaactttttttttggctttcatgctttttttttcgttacaCTTTCCAGTTTTTTGTTagtattttgttaatttataatttatgacaTTGTTTAGCAgctttatgtatataaatcgTTGGCTCATTTTTATTCGATTCGAGCAATTCGTTTATTATTATCTCTGCtgctaaaatacattttatgtttttcgtTCGAAAGTCGTCGACCAACTGTGTTCAGATtttcgagctgctgctgccagcaatgaaaaaaaataaaatacatatgtacatacaaaaacatttagcagcagctattttgttattatttaacagtcacagtgcaaaagcagcagagcagagccaaACACACTATTACTAACAAATATCAATAGAAAGCGTTAGAGAGCGCtagagagcgtgagagagcgGAAGAGTGATAAGGTCGCTGCtcagcaaatacaaattaaataatctaaaagcagtaacaacaacaatcgcaaACTAGACAACAGTTGCTAGATAAGTTTAAATGCACATCGTTAAATGATAATGCTGTTTATAATGTGAcgcaaaaaagcgaaaaaataaatcaaagtatAAGTTATTGTCATAAGCATATTTCAAGGTATGCAAAGCTCTTTTAATAATACTTCAAGGTATTACTGCAGTCTCGTTTGCCTGAACATTTAACAAGCAAATATAAGTTTTGGTAATAATATGctgttaataacaattaacattGAACACAAAGGGCgtagcttgtttatttatgaaaatttaaagaTTTCATGAGAAGCaagaaaatgcataaagcgttttttgttgctcaataGGCATAGAGCTTAAAGAAATAGGttgtgaaattaaaaaatgtgtgacaaaaattataaatataaatataatatttatcaaaataattttttttaatcgaATAAAtcaagtaaaaataataaaaaatcacaATTGCTTCAAAACatgaaagaaaattaaataaaatgcttaaaaaaatgacagaaaattaaaagaaaaatatataaaatttgtaatatttaattatgtattgaattatttttttttaaatatcgaagcataaataaaatcaaagaaactaataaaaagcacaattgcttcaaaaaatgaaagaaatgctttaaaaaatgaaagaaaatttaataaaatgcttaaaaaaatgaaagaaaattaagaaaaatatatatacaatttttaatatttaattattaattgaaatatttttatttaaatattgaagcataaaatttgaagctgcaatttttttaaaattttttattagaaaGCTACAGCGGctaataaataagaataataaggcagtcattattatttaaaataaaaacagcaatagCAGTGCTTATcgctgctttattattatagcaaaatgaaaatagttattcaattatttgaattattaaatactaatATTTTGGCAGCACTGCTTGATCTTGATATGAGCTTGCCTTAATTGCTTTTTGCGATAAATTGCTGCTCAGTGTGTCGCTTGTCTAGACTTTGGGCCTTTAGGCCTTCAAGGTTGCCCAAgactcaacaacaacaccaacaatttATCTATTTACGCATTTTGGCATatggcatttggcatttgttgctattgttagcTACTTTGCTGGGCTCGGCAATTGAAAAGCTGtggcaagcaatttattaaaagcctAAGCGGGCGCATTTAGCTTGTTGCTGGCTCAGGCCATTTATCAAAATTGGCTCAGCGCTGGACCCAAAGCGAcagtttgatttgtttattttacatgCATAATGTTGCACAGTGTATGCCAAATATatggcataaacaaatgccacaacagcaaaaaagaaaaaaaaacaacaaattttatgtatacaaatatatttgcatgcaaattgagcGCCAAATGCGCATTGCGAAATTGATTTGAGATACAAACGCCTTgaagtttgtgtgtgtgtgtgttgcttgtaAACTTCAATTGAGCCTGAAATGCCAAAAGATGCAAAAATCTGTATCTATAAAGTTGTAGcgaaaattgaattatgcGTTGCAGACAGcaagacagacggacagacagacatttaTTGGAGCAACATTTGAATAATGCTTTGAAGTAAGCAACGCACAGTGGTGCGTAAGCGCATGAaaatgctaacaaaataacatatatatagcaaaaaaaatatacaaaaattaattttaaactattgGCATagataaatgaaaaatttgtataaaaaatgaaaaatattgtagcacaaatataataaaattaaatgctatgtgtctatctttaaataaaattaagacacagcctaatttatatataaggctataatattttaatgcaatatcAAATGATTATATGGGTAAATTATGGCTTAGATATAAACGAACCTACCTAACAAATTTTAAGTCTATAGCTTTTGTAATTGCTGAAATCTTgacgctcatacagacgaacagacagacacatgGTGTGCATTGCCTTATTTTGTGTGTCTAATCTAATTTGACTAACTTATAGTTAGTTCTgcgtttaaaaattttaattaattagctgaTTTTATGTTAACCACTGTGCCTCACATTTCGCACTGGTTCGCAGCAGTTGTGCAAATTATTCACACATTTGTGCGTAAAAGTGTCACATGGGCAGCGTTGCTAATtgctaagaaaaaaaagcaaaaggcaaaactgAATCTTTTTTTGAGTTAGCAGAACTAAAGACGCGTCTACTGGCCGCATGAATCATcccagagagagcgagagagcaaagtATAAAACAAGTGTGGTTGCTATTTTGGGCACTCACCTGCCACATCAAAGTAGCGATCCCAAGTGCTGTGGCCCATGCGACGCTCGCGCGCCTCCTTGGACTCCCGGAACGAGCTGTAGCCATTGCTTAGATTCagactcaagctcaagctgctgttgttgttgcgatcCATGGAGCTGTGCTCATATTTGCGGCGTCTGGCCGAGGCGCGTTCCAGCGTGCGCTCAAAATCGCTGCAAACCTCATCGAGCGCCTCGTGCAGAAAAGCGCGCGTTTCCGGCGGACTATTGGTCGGCGGACGTGCAGCGCCATAGCTGCGACTTTGCTGATAGACAGCCGCATCGCTTTCAACGCCACCGCGCATGGAGGAGCAGCTGGAGGAAGCTGTGCCAAAGGGCGACTCGGCGCGTTGCATGCCACTCTGGCCGTAATTGAAGCGTGGCACAGACGCAGAGCGCGGACGATAACCAGCAGACTGCGGCGAATCGGATTCACTTTCATGTGCAgcctgcaaacaaattttattagcaaaaaAGTAACGCATATCGCATTTGAGAGACTCACCTCAGTTAGCTTCGGCTGCACTCGCTGCTCCGCCTGCCAATCGCTGCCGAACAAACTCTCAAAGCCCAACATAAACTCCATGGACTTGCGCGAGCGTCGACGATCGCGTCGCTGCTTCTCCTCCTCGCTGGGCTTGGCATTGGCCAGCGCCTCACAGTAGCGCACAAAGTCCAAATCAATGTGGTAGCCATACGgacagcagttgcagctgcgcactgcgctgccgctgccaccaGCTACAACGTTAGCATTGTTGCCGCTTGGCATTTGAtgagctgcaataaaaaagacACAGAGAGATGAGCGCTTGAGATTGAGATTTAGTTAAAGTGCAGACAACGTGCAGCCAAAATGTCATTATCAAGGTCAGACGCATTGGAGTTCAGCTGCTTTTGGTTTCTTGGTATTGACAGGAACAAAAACAACGCAGATTGCGACGATTTATAACgcgttatacactttgattaaaAGAGTATGCAGTAAGGTGTTTGGAAGTTGTAGTTAAGACTTatacaattcatttaatacACTAACAAACTAAGTGCCAGCTGTATAAGAAGTTAGAGATCATAGCAACtagaatttaatatgcaagtaatagaattttgaatttcattacTGTGCTTttaaaagtaacaaatttatatttaatatacatgcaagttttatttatggcaagaAATGCAACacaagttttttaattgaacaTGGTTATGTTCAATTAGATATAGAACTGAGAACTGTCTGTTTACAAATTCAGAGATAGAAATTAAagacaaatttaatatgaaatggAAAACGCTTGGCTTGAAAATTggattaaaaattatacaattccattacaatatatatttctctTTTGACTGAACAATTGAGTGCGTTTTCTATTACAATTTAGAGAAAACAGAGCAATGGTTTTCATCCTTGACCAATTCAAATATGGAAATTGGAAACATCTAaactattttagttttaagcagCTTGAGCAATTTTGTGTAGCTCCTAACTTCCTTTCTATAAGGTTTACGAaaagatattttatttattttgtcagAGTTACTGCATTTGAAGTAAAGTTGATGAAGGAAGgcgaaaataaattacaactaAACCAagtctaaattaatttatatagacaAAGTGTGTAGCATTAAGTCTAAGTAAGTTACAGCTTAAAAGGAGTAAGTTAGTTACAGCTTAAAAGAACTCTGGGGGAGAATTGAatgagcaacatttgctgtaAGTTCGAGCTTGATGAGCATGAGAGCTAGATTGAAGAGCTTGCGACAATTATAAACAAGCGAAGCGATTTGCTGCAGGTTGATTCAATTAGCTTAATTAGttttgcttacaaaatttCAGTGCAAAGTGTATATGCAAGTTGGTCTAGTGtcacttttgtatatttttgtctgcatgtgcgtgtgtctgtgtgtgtgtgtgtgtgtggcaagcgtCTGGCTTAGTTTATTGTGCGTCGTTAGCGCATTAAGTAGTCAGTGCCACACCTGCCGGCTTAGGCTTAAAACACGTTTCCACACACAGTCGCGCTCGCAGTTCTTagaacacaaaaataaaaatgtatatttgaattataatagtaaacgtgtgtgtgtgtttgtatgtgggCCATcgttatttatgcttaattacGTCAGATTCCAACTAATTTGGGGTTATTAAGATAGCAAACTTTGCTCGCGTTTAatgtgcaaataattgcagcagcgcagcagtaatttatttaataatctaTCAATTTAAGATGCGGATTGGACTTACAAGCGAACGTATATGAACTTTTTGCCGCAtaccaaagccaaagtaacaaaagccataaaataaaacaaagcattttatttgctattgaaACATTTGCGCAGCCTTGCGCCAGTTGAGGAAAAGAAACGATAAATGAAAGCTCAGGGGACGCGTTTGTTTAGTCCACAACGTTCTCAAACAAACTAATGGGGAGGCAGCAAAGAATTCCAAGCAACACATTGGGCAGCTAATGAGCGATAAGATACGCAACCATTCAGCGCAGTTATCAGCCTACGCTCGCTAGCTGGTGGCGCCCTCTAGCTGTCAAGTTTACACAGTTTGCACTTTCATGTCTgcatttcattcataaaaacgACGCACGTGGGCGTGTGCGTCTGTCTCTTGTGAaagtgtttgctgctgcaccaCACGGCGTATACGTGTTGCTGCTCGATAAGCTGCATATTGATGAGCGCTTGTAATTAGCAACAGTCAGGGTCAGTTTTGCGCGTGGGCGGCAGCTCAATTAACAGCCATATGTTGAACCAAAGTCACccacacatttgtttatatagtgTGAGCATAATCACAGCAGCTCGTTAAGTTTGGCATGTGCTATGTTTT
Protein-coding regions in this window:
- the LOC108596865 gene encoding KN motif and ankyrin repeat domain-containing protein 2 isoform X3, whose translation is MPFLTILKRIKNEFIKNSCMAGNRSPSAGSPRLFQRSNTLPLQQRPSPAELQYESYVQATVAANAKSPVEQQLTPPPPPPPRRHHLTPKAEQNGHASPAQSPVSSEAGQTAADAQALCQIREQMALSLQRLKHLEEQVKTIPDMELELSSLRADKQRLQRRNEELLRGQRQTPSPPSPCTKQAAPLQFTPQRISPVSLESLGTRMRSNSSSPSIIRRDVATQAASASTRDAAVGSQLSTRHVATQQAVAIYSQLELQTHIEQALSARQQQRLRQLISVGTQMYVPQREQRDSSMQTTPERAVLKHHVGVSAKPATRESFTSCKPQSRSVGSSEQRVTDVLCEKCACSKRSVGCSTEQQQAAKPITLQQLGRSNTFSLGASEPLHIKLKSMGSQTNPTLVQHAGSQTAVPNVRSTAAQITPEQQQMATQCSIPQRSRQTDTQGLLCLTRSETKSEQLMAPLLRPQTSNAGCNTVADPKPQRATAHSACNTEQVHKRDVGCGDIVKPHISIACAANYCDSCKEAIQLLAKDFSKTSMESSVTTPTPPARRSNSADSRIPRPKHLTSPSPVRRQFQRQNTYTLPTAAATPPKSPKAERQTRLSSLQEKPPSVTLDSCALSESQSFLKQASSTSATASTSQELDYAHLGEGELIVREEKRVSISWSRDASPAPLSTSTKSASPEHALTASTDSNVEREISQGARKKSSTPLKSSQSEDSQVTVIERKPEMETKIERGATKAQLHQLAQAPSEPRQKAELAKELKDALKVINDSLLKKLGSKPFSSFSLKASKSTISEHWFRISSTATSNPHEVEDYLDHFESLSVPLLEYCVNLCDSNGNTAMHYAVSHGNFDVVSILLDSKVCNVNQMNNAGYSCVMLVSLAKLKQAAHRTVVERLFQMADVNIRAKKHCQTALMLAVSHGNGDMVNMLLDAGADINIQDEDGSTALMCAAEHGRVDIVKHLLSQQECDSLVQDVDGSTAFKIAWQAGHRDVGLLLYVHEQMLRSKLPNRGESTRKSLPLPARPKPTK
- the LOC108596865 gene encoding KN motif and ankyrin repeat domain-containing protein 2 isoform X2; translated protein: MFATANDALALRRNREAKRKIKMKAETRQSPLKSWWQDYSCMAGNRSPSAGSPRLFQRSNTLPLQQRPSPAELQYESYVQATVAANAKSPVEQQLTPPPPPPPRRHHLTPKAEQNGHASPAQSPVSSEAGQTAADAQALCQIREQMALSLQRLKHLEEQVKTIPDMELELSSLRADKQRLQRRNEELLRGQRQTPSPPSPCTKQAAPLQFTPQRISPVSLESLGTRMRSNSSSPSIIRRDVATQAASASTRDAAVGSQLSTRHVATQQAVAIYSQLELQTHIEQALSARQQQRLRQLISVGTQMYVPQREQRDSSMQTTPERAVLKHHVGVSAKPATRESFTSCKPQSRSVGSSEQRVTDVLCEKCACSKRSVGCSTEQQQAAKPITLQQLGRSNTFSLGASEPLHIKLKSMGSQTNPTLVQHAGSQTAVPNVRSTAAQITPEQQQMATQCSIPQRSRQTDTQGLLCLTRSETKSEQLMAPLLRPQTSNAGCNTVADPKPQRATAHSACNTEQVHKRDVGCGDIVKPHISIACAANYCDSCKEAIQLLAKDFSKTSMESSVTTPTPPARRSNSADSRIPRPKHLTSPSPVRRQFQRQNTYTLPTAAATPPKSPKAERQTRLSSLQEKPPSVTLDSCALSESQSFLKQASSTSATASTSQELDYAHLGEGELIVREEKRVSISWSRDASPAPLSTSTKSASPEHALTASTDSNVEREISQGARKKSSTPLKSSQSEDSQVTVIERKPEMETKIERGATKAQLHQLAQAPSEPRQKAELAKELKDALKVINDSLLKKLGSKPFSSFSLKASKSTISEHWFRISSTATSNPHEVEDYLDHFESLSVPLLEYCVNLCDSNGNTAMHYAVSHGNFDVVSILLDSKVCNVNQMNNAGYSCVMLVSLAKLKQAAHRTVVERLFQMADVNIRAKKHCQTALMLAVSHGNGDMVNMLLDAGADINIQDEDGSTALMCAAEHGRVDIVKHLLSQQECDSLVQDVDGSTAFKIAWQAGHRDVGLLLYVHEQMLRSKLPNRGESTRKSLPLPARPKPTK
- the LOC108596865 gene encoding KN motif and ankyrin repeat domain-containing protein 2 isoform X1 translates to MSLVLRSQRAFIEENSHQMPSGNNANVVAGGSGSAVRSCNCCPYGYHIDLDFVRYCEALANAKPSEEEKQRRDRRRSRKSMEFMLGFESLFGSDWQAEQRVQPKLTEAAHESESDSPQSAGYRPRSASVPRFNYGQSGMQRAESPFGTASSSCSSMRGGVESDAAVYQQSRSYGAARPPTNSPPETRAFLHEALDEVCSDFERTLERASARRRKYEHSSMDRNNNSSLSLSLNLSNGYSSFRESKEARERRMGHSTWDRYFDVADSCMAGNRSPSAGSPRLFQRSNTLPLQQRPSPAELQYESYVQATVAANAKSPVEQQLTPPPPPPPRRHHLTPKAEQNGHASPAQSPVSSEAGQTAADAQALCQIREQMALSLQRLKHLEEQVKTIPDMELELSSLRADKQRLQRRNEELLRGQRQTPSPPSPCTKQAAPLQFTPQRISPVSLESLGTRMRSNSSSPSIIRRDVATQAASASTRDAAVGSQLSTRHVATQQAVAIYSQLELQTHIEQALSARQQQRLRQLISVGTQMYVPQREQRDSSMQTTPERAVLKHHVGVSAKPATRESFTSCKPQSRSVGSSEQRVTDVLCEKCACSKRSVGCSTEQQQAAKPITLQQLGRSNTFSLGASEPLHIKLKSMGSQTNPTLVQHAGSQTAVPNVRSTAAQITPEQQQMATQCSIPQRSRQTDTQGLLCLTRSETKSEQLMAPLLRPQTSNAGCNTVADPKPQRATAHSACNTEQVHKRDVGCGDIVKPHISIACAANYCDSCKEAIQLLAKDFSKTSMESSVTTPTPPARRSNSADSRIPRPKHLTSPSPVRRQFQRQNTYTLPTAAATPPKSPKAERQTRLSSLQEKPPSVTLDSCALSESQSFLKQASSTSATASTSQELDYAHLGEGELIVREEKRVSISWSRDASPAPLSTSTKSASPEHALTASTDSNVEREISQGARKKSSTPLKSSQSEDSQVTVIERKPEMETKIERGATKAQLHQLAQAPSEPRQKAELAKELKDALKVINDSLLKKLGSKPFSSFSLKASKSTISEHWFRISSTATSNPHEVEDYLDHFESLSVPLLEYCVNLCDSNGNTAMHYAVSHGNFDVVSILLDSKVCNVNQMNNAGYSCVMLVSLAKLKQAAHRTVVERLFQMADVNIRAKKHCQTALMLAVSHGNGDMVNMLLDAGADINIQDEDGSTALMCAAEHGRVDIVKHLLSQQECDSLVQDVDGSTAFKIAWQAGHRDVGLLLYVHEQMLRSKLPNRGESTRKSLPLPARPKPTK
- the LOC108596865 gene encoding KN motif and ankyrin repeat domain-containing protein 1 isoform X4, which encodes MVFSMCSGLSSFTCYPLLVSGCSALLLTSLQEKPPSVTLDSCALSESQSFLKQASSTSATASTSQELDYAHLGEGELIVREEKRVSISWSRDASPAPLSTSTKSASPEHALTASTDSNVEREISQGARKKSSTPLKSSQSEDSQVTVIERKPEMETKIERGATKAQLHQLAQAPSEPRQKAELAKELKDALKVINDSLLKKLGSKPFSSFSLKASKSTISEHWFRISSTATSNPHEVEDYLDHFESLSVPLLEYCVNLCDSNGNTAMHYAVSHGNFDVVSILLDSKVCNVNQMNNAGYSCVMLVSLAKLKQAAHRTVVERLFQMADVNIRAKKHCQTALMLAVSHGNGDMVNMLLDAGADINIQDEDGSTALMCAAEHGRVDIVKHLLSQQECDSLVQDVDGSTAFKIAWQAGHRDVGLLLYVHEQMLRSKLPNRGESTRKSLPLPARPKPTK